The Spea bombifrons isolate aSpeBom1 chromosome 4, aSpeBom1.2.pri, whole genome shotgun sequence genome segment GTTCATATCACAAGCTTTCATATATCACTTTTATCCTTGAAGTGAATAGCTGTGGAGGTATGATGCTAATGACAGGTATGATGGTTCCAaggattttaaaatatgtttaaggcAATAGAAAGGCATAGATGGCACATATTTAGTGTTGTCTTATGTAGATATAGAAGAGATACaatagtttaaaatatatagcatAGATTGGgcataaaaaagtatttctccCGTAATCCTCACCAGGTTAGGAGGACATCGGGCAATGCCATGCCCTTTGTGTGTTTCAATTGTGCAATGATTATTGAGAACTGCAGGTAAAGGCTAGTATTACTTTATTAAGAGTGTAGACATTCATTGAGAGGTATCTTTTGGGAATAAGGATGTGGATTTGAGAAGGGAAAGACAAGGCAAACAAGGTGTGCTCTCCTGACAAGCAGGGCAGTTGAGATTTCCTACATACAACACATTGTGTGTAGCTCTAAAACAATGAGAGCCTATAAGGAGAAGGAGAGCTCTAAGAAGCCAGACCCACAGAACATATGGAGAGTATGGGCCTCGAACACAGTTTGAAGTGGACCCCACCAATTTGTGTTATACTATGGGCAGTCCAGCAACAGGAATCCTGTGACCCAGTACTGGGTTGGAACCCCAAGTTTGATGAACCCACGTCTGATAGATCACATTTTGTCAACTATATTCTTCCAAATGCCATAAGTACTAAGTATCTCCCACCAGGGCATCTGTATCATGCATTTATGAGCTTTATTAACCCCCTGTGGGGAAAGCAAAGACGACAGATAATCATTTGATCTCCTGCTGgaatatttaaattgtttatcTTATTTCTCACAACAGCCACAATTAGTGATATTATTTGTCATGGTTTATCATTACCAGAAACAGTTGCGTTTCTAATATAGTGTTCCATATTATATACACAGCTTATATACAatactaaagaaacaaaaaagcttAGGAGTTTGTGTAGCTACAAAATTCTAAATATTTGCAGACTGTTTTGTTGAATATAAAGTAAAGTTTTAGTGAGGAGAGGTCTATCAGTACTTTGTGCTACTGATTCTAAAATAAACCCTTTAATTTTTACGCGTTTGTCTTTGATTGCTATAGAGGTGGGGGACTTCTTGGCCTTGGATCTTGGTGGCACTAACTTCCGAGTCATGCTAGTGAAGGTTGGGGAGGACCTGGATGGACAATGGAGAGTGGAGACAAAGCATAAAATGTACTCAATTCCTGAGGATGCCATGACGGGAACAGCAGAGATGGTGAGACAGAGTTTTTTTTCACCCAGTATGGGGGGGGACATAGCGTTTGGGACCATTTCTTGGCCCCATAGCTGCCACATACAGAAGGGAGATACAGTACATGATCTACAGAAAAAAGGGATACATCAGGCTGGTGTCTTACCAGCTCCTTAGAGAAGGACACAGTGACACAAACAATATGCTAACTTGGGGGATATGGATTAGGAGGTGCAAACACCAGAGACATTTATTACTGGTATATGCGAATTCTCTGCCACTCTAAGATCAGAGTATATCTACTGTGGGCTGTGGGTTTAATTTAACAACAGAAGACTTTCTGTTAAAGGAttgtaaaaataacaatgtttcatatttaaaaacatgggcGCCACATACACAACAGGGGTGGCAAATCAGCACTAATATGAGATTCCTTTGCGCTGTCTTTGCAGCTGTTTGATTACATTGCAGAGTGTATATCCGACTACCTGGACCAGCAAAACATGAAACACAAGAAGCTGCCCTTGGGTTTTACCTTCTCCTTCCCAGTCAGGCATGAAGACATCGACAAGGTAATCAGAAGATGGTACACATAGCTTACTTTCTGATAAGTAAGCAAATACTTATATTGTCTTCACGTTTTATGAAGTCTACAAAGGGAAAAATAGGGGAGGTTGTGTTTCAGCCGATATTTAAGGAATATGAATTTCTGAAAATTAAAGCGTTCTTAAAATACATTCCCATTTTCATCTGATTTTTTATCAAGGTTGGGTTCACAGATTGGCTGCTGCAGAGGATTTATTAACTACTTGGCCTACTTACATCGGCTATTGAGTGTACCATTTGCATAGCATCTAGAATAGATCGTTTTATGGCAGGGTGGCATTAAGTCTGTAGATTTAGTACCTTAAGTACTCTCTcaggaaacaaacaaaacatctaacattaaatatatttacgaTGGATAACAGGTGTGTCTTACTATAAATTCAACATGGATGTCATTGGAGACACAAACTGGGTAATGACAAAGTCCCATTACACCCATCTGGTATAAGCATTCTGAGTTGGCAGGGTCAGCCTTACCATGCAACAATAGGGCATCATAGACATGGTTGTTTTAGGGTGCTAGAAACCCCAGGGACACCCCTAGGATAAAGAGTTTACCCATCTCTACATGACATGTTCTTTCTCTACAGGGAATTCTCTTGAACTGGACCAAAGGATTTAAAGCATCTGGGGCGGAGGGGAACAACGTGGTTGGCCTTCTGAGGGATGCTATTAAAAGACGGGGGGTAAGACATCAGAACAAATGATCTGAAGCATGTTCTTATGGGAAAAATCTAGAACAATGAGATCCTGTCTGGTGTGAATAttagataattaaaaaatcaCCTTTTTTGGAGCCATTAAGACAATTATTTTCATGATATAGGTTAACTTTACATTGATACAATCTGATCATTCTGTTCCTTTGTGAATATTGTGCCTCTTTCATTGTCCAGAACATGCTTTAAATGTGTATCTGACTTCTTTTAGGATTTTGAGATGGacgtggttgctatggtgaacGACACAGTTGCTACAATGATCTCCTGTTACTATGAAGACCATCGGTGTGAAGTTGGCATGATAGTGGGTGAGTTATACGACTAGAGGTAGAAATACCTCCGTTAACCTGAAATTATGGTGACCCCAGCTAACTTTTCCCTCTTTGGCCATACAGGAACAGGCTGCAATGCCTGCTACATGGAGGAGATGTGCAATGTGGAGCTGGTGGAGGGGGAGGAGGGCCGCATGTGCGTAAACACAGAGTGGGGAGCATTTGGGGATACAGGAGAGCTGGAGGATTTCCGGTTGGAATATGATCGAGTGGTGGACGAGTCCTCTCTAAATCCTGGTCAGCAACTGTAAGGATGAAAAGCTTTGTCTAACATATGTCTACCTCACTTGCTTCCTCTTGCCTTTTCAATTGTTAATGGAGGTGGTGGAAATCTTTTGGGCCACATGACTTATCATAACATCATTATACATGCGCCATTTCAGGAAATTGTGTTGGAGATTGAACTTTTCCTGATGTCTCTCTGAAGCTGCTTAGGTAGTGGGCGCAGAGATGATGGATCCTTAGGACAGGAATAGCCACAGTCCCTTGGAAGTTCTTAGTTACGTGTTTTATATTGGAAAGAACAGAGTGAGTCTACCATAttgtatcaaaataaaaatgagaagaGCAAAGTCTGTCTTGCCTTCCTCTTGCGCCACATCATATCATGTATCTAATTGAAGAATATGGTGCAACCATAAACATCCTTTATCTAATAAtatgagatttaaaaaaaacaatatttgtatggaaatatagcttGTATTCTTGTAATTAAGGAGAGTTTCAGAAAAGGATTGCATCAAAGGGGCTAATACTGTCCCGGGGCTGACTTTAGCTATGTTTATGTAGCTGCGTCTAATTAGTTGTAGCTCTTAGTGAATGAGACGTTTCAGATGACCCTGAAGTACCTTTGTGTTTTGTCTAACATCGATTTCTTTCATGAAACAGTTATGAGAAAATGATCGGTGGGAAGTACATGGGAGAGCTGGTCCGATTAGTCCTCATGAAAATGGTGAATGAGAATCTTCTGTTTGGAGGAGAAGCATCTGACAAACTGAAGACCAGAGGGTCCTTTGAAACGCAGTTTGTCTCACAGATAGAAGCGTGAGTAAAGCAAATGGTGAAAACACACTGACCATTACTCTCGCCAATCCATGATCACACAGGCTGACCTGTCCATCTAAATACACTCGCACTCCCACGCCTTCTATACCCCCCTTTTTCTAAAAGGATTTTGCACCTATAACTTCTGCAGCCTATCAGCTAATATATATAGTCTTCCTATCTTTCTTTTTCCTATTCACATTCCCATTTCTCCATCTTCAACTCTTCTTCGATCCAATCTTCCATTCAGTTCAGTACCTTAGTATTTTGTTATGGGTTTTTTCTAGTTATCCCCGGCAATTCCCTCCATTCACTCTAAGGTTTTTCCCTGACCCATTCAGTCATTTATGCACAATttaccttttcttttatttctttacgtAAAATCCCACTAGCCTTGACCCTTAATTAGGGTTCTGAGTGCACATAGTCTTCATGGATGTCATTGAATTGATGCCAATTTCTGCTTTCTGTATATGTATGAAACAAAGGTGCCTCTACTGGGAATGTATTTCAGTTCTAAGTATGTGAGGGCAATCCTCATGGGTAGGTAGCCACAGTTTTGTTGTGATGGACAACCTACCCATACACAGACAGCTGAATTAGAAAATacaccggccaactcttcgtgttcgtcttcgtgggggaagaaattttcgtattccgcgaatattcacccgttcctgtgttcggttcgggcgaatatttgtggacattcttcgtgtttgttttttttcttcttcgttttttggagaaggggttaatacagggttaacgcggtatggactacacagcagctttggtgccaggattttaaatgtccgtacgagcaactctattggtcgcctgcaggggcctcctctgccatcaaccaatgtagtacacctgtacttcacTGGTTGATGGccgacaagccccctgctggtgaccaatagagttgctcgtacagacttttaaaatcctagtGCCACAACTTGCctgggagagaccactggtctccctgctccaacaggtccatacaagcgactttattggtagTTCGtatggacttttaactgttggagcaggtcAGGCCAAGTTgcactgtcaggagttaaagggccatgggaGTGAGCCTATTGGCCGCCTGCAGGTGCCTCCTCTGGCAACAAccaaagattctttgtgttgtgtgtcttcgtcttcgtatacgttttaccgccgccatgttcggtattcaggctgaacaacgaaaacgcacccttcgtgttcgttttcatgttcgcccgaatacgaatgcacaagtataGTTTCTACCCTTTGTTCATCGTCTTTCAATGTGTTAATAAATACCTCCACTTATTTGTTCAATTTCATCATCAGAGACTCTACAGACTTTAAGCAAACCTGCAACATCCTGCGAACGCTTGGCCTCCAGCCTACCATGGCTGACTGCTACGCTGTGCGCCTGGCATGTGAAAGCATCTCCTCCCGAGCCGCAGCCATGTGTGGATCAGGCCTTGCTGCAGTGCTCAACCGTATCCGTCAAAAACGGCGGGAGGATCTTCTCCGGATTACTGTGGGCGTGGATGGGTCTGTTTACAAGTTGCACCCTAGGTAAGTAAATTGGTTGTTCTATTTCCTCATATTGCGTTAATATTATTGTCTGTCTTTTGGTGTTACTATGACCTGATCTAAAAGGCCTGATCTAAAGGCAGCACCCCCGGCGAGTCCACAGCCATTCTTCTCTCTGtagagtgctgggatatgatgtcatatataatGTCATATGATGGCCAGAATACATTGCTGGGATTTGGGTAATAATATACTAAGTATGTATACATGAGGATGCTAAAGGGATACTGTTACCACCAACAACTCTTTTAAGAGATCAGTGACGCTATGATTCACAGgcgtgaaaaaatgctgtaaagttagaatgctttcaaaaatagacatgttaatagtttaacaaaatgcaaagtgagcgaACAAAAGAGAAATCGAAATCGAaccaatatttggtgtgaacatcctttgccttcaaaacagcctcAGTTCTTCTAGGTATATATGCACATAAGTCATATACTGTAGTTGGGTGTAGGATActaaacaggtgctaatgaacATCAATTGAATATccaggttgaaacacaatcactAGCTGAAACAGTTGTGTAGGAGAAATAAGACTGGGTTAGGAAcggccaaactcactaacaagataaggttgctgaagacagtttaatgtcaaaagtcactTTTACTTTCCTTCCCAatcggaagatgtccagcagtgccactTGCTCAGCATTGGCATAAAACAGTAAGACCCTGATACATCCATCTACTTTCTGGaaaagtctggtcagaagtggtcttggaaacaaggccaagagCCTCAACTATTTGTGAaaagaaatggagaaaaaatgGCAGGAGGTGCTcgggactgatgagtcaaaaatatttggctgtaacAGAAAGCAGTTTGTTCGCTGAAGGGCTGGAGAGCTGAACAAGATTGAGTGTTTGCCGGCAACAGTGAGTGGAGTGGttgaggttccttgcaagtttggggctgcatttctgcaaatggagttggggatttggccggaattaatggtctccttaaTGCTGAAATGTACCAGCATATACTTATTCATCATGCAGTatcatcagggaggcatctgattggccccacaTGTATTctacatttagatttttcttctgttcacttactttgcattttattaaatgctaaaaataaattgtctattttgaaagcattgtaactttatagtatttttacacccctgcctaaaacatttgcacagtactgtgtgaatgtatatatacacataataaatgatggaaaacacatgaaaatcctgatttatgtttaatttttattaattatttgtaatttatttggGAAAACCCCACATGtccattaaatgtattatcTATCCCCAAGGGTTGCAGGCTGGAGCGCTGGACACAATAATGTCTactgtagttttcaaaaactaTTTGAGAGAAATGTAATTAGTGTTCAGTCGGGCTACAGAACAAAATAAGACaggggaaaaaatgtatttctcaaaAGCTAAACAGCAAGCTAAAGAGCAAGTTTTTCTTTAGAAGGTTAAAGATAACCGTTTTAAGAGACACAGCTTGGTGTTGggggcagggaaaaacagagataaggACCTGCTGAGAAAAGAATTGGTAGCTATATTAGTTCAGTGATGACGTGAGGTTTAGATAGAAGACAGGGTTCCCCTCGGTGGCTTCACAAGTGGCACGTCACATTGAATGTATGCATAAGGGACAGAGAATAAAGGGCTTTGAAGGGTAGCTGAGCAGAGCGgtcaggtcggaagggcccgttctaaattattttgaatCGGTataaggagacaggaacaaggggtcgctGGGGTCGACCTACGCCAGTGGCAGCAGCCCATCATATGTATGCCAATAGCTAAAGAATGAAAGTACCAGTTTGCATGCAAAAGGGACTCCAACATGCTTTAAGGATTAAATAGCAATGAATGAAATAGTATGTCATTAAAAGGAAATATTGTAAGCTCACTTGACTTTTGTCTGCAATATTAGTGCATCTCTTCTTACTTATTAATTAATGACCATCCCCAGCCTTGCTTTTCTCTCTTGGGGATTTTGACCCTTTTGGACTGTGACAATGGCATTTTATTCTCACATCAAGTTTACATCTATCCTTGCGGATCTGATCCTTGCAGTAGAATAGACGATTCAAATTCGGAAAGATAAGAAAATATTATCTCTCGTTCGCGCTGAATATGTGTAGCTTTGTAACTTATCACCATATCaacacttgatttttttttctctttgcagCTTTAAGGACAAGTTCCATGCCACGGTGCGCAAACTGTCTCCAAACTGCGACATTACCTTCATCCAGTCCAACGAGGGCAGCGGCCGGGGAGCCGCTCTGATATCTGCCGTGGCTTATAAAATGGCTTGCCTGATTGGCCATTAGCGGGCATCGCCCCAATGATGTACAGACCTCTTCTTCACCTTAGTTCACACGGTTTACTGATTAGgtggaaaaagtaaaacaaaacaaggacAATATGCACTTTTCCGATGGAGAGGACCAGTGTCAAGTTGGACCTTTATCATTTTTGTACTAAAAGTATTCCGTTTCCTATCAAAACTCTCTGTATTTTGTTAACCGCAGTATCTTTTTCATGGGGATTTCTGCACAGGGCAGTTATCCCAAATTTGCCATCCCTATCACATCTTCTATACAAGCCATGAAGACTTTGAATTCTCAGGTAAATACTTAGAATATTCACTGCTCTGTTACCCCAAAACACCTCTGACTACAAAGAAGTAGTAGAGCAGGATAACCTGTTTACAGATAAAGACAATTTCACGACCACTAAGCTGAGCCTGTCGCCTAGAGTCCTCTTGACAAGTCATCCGACCTGCTATCGAGAAGTGATCAAGACACCACAGTTTACTATTATAATCACATTTCAGTTTGgggaaagaaaaacagaattaaTAATCGTAATTATTTTAACCAGATCAGTGTAtctataaacaataaaaataacatatgcaGTATTATTCTATAATAAGTGATGTCACAAAAAAAGGTACCAGACATATAGGAGGTGACATCACCGAGAAATGTACGGATGCAGGATGTTGCCTTACTTGTTACAGGAAATACAGTCATGGGAAAGAGTCGGTCTAAAGGATATATGATGCCTGAAAATCCCTGAGAACTTTTTGAACATACAATGAAAGGAGACAGCGTCAGAGAATTCATCCTCTGGAATTCGGAAGGACGATGCCGCAATGGCCTGTTCATTATAGCGTGTAACAAAGTTCATACAGTAAATTCTTATTATCCGTTCTTGTTATGTTCTGTAAAGTCGCAGCGAATACTGAATTGCCGAATACCGAACCACTGCTTCTAGGTGAAATATAAGGTTAGGTTCCTGCGAGCCGTTGGTCTCAACTTTTTCGTTCACTACCTCCCCAGCGCAGGATGGCCCACCGGctgtaaacacacacagacattggAACAGAATATGCTGtagaatagaaaaataatgagaATTTACTGTACTGGAAGGACTGATGAACAGATTGGTTTTACGTGAAGGGCTACATGACAGCGGTGGCCCAATAAAGGCACTGCAAGAACCAGGGGGGGTGAATATCATCTCAGTCTTAAAGCATCCAAATAAAATCTCCCCAGTAAGGCAAATCAGCAGAGTTTTGCTATTAGACGGTTTATATCTGGACGGCGGCAACATTAGTATTGCGATGCTGGTAAGGGCCGGCAGGGGAGGATTGTACAGAGTCACAAATAAGCTCATACTAGGGGAACGTACTGCAGACTATACCTCTGAGATTATGCTGCTTAAACTAATGAGCAAGACACAGCTCTAGCATACGACTAATATATGCACATGTATGATGCGTATAGTACATCTTATCAAACCCTCttatatgttgtatgtttaTCTTACTTATTAACTaacgttttttgttgttgctttaaATGAAATAGAGAGTAAGCCAAGTTTTGGCTATAGTCCAGACCCCTCTAGATTCAGAGCAGAGTTTCACGGAGAAATAGGGCTTGGTAGGCCGCCTCCTGACACCAGTCGAATGACCCCGAGTCCTGCAGAGGGTTTCTCATTGAAACTGTGGGGCATAGAGGAGTTTgggaaacatattaaaatattgaaaaagttttaaaaaatggcttatgttATGTTTTCTTGGTGCCATTTTGAAATCATCGTCTGTGTGGTGTTACCGCGTTACTCGAGCGTTAATGCATGGATCGTCGTAACAGGGCATGATTAATACATCATTTAAAGGAAAAGAGATTAGGCATGCAAATCAAATAGTTtgtgtttaatttattaatcgATTGTAGTTATTAATGGATCGGTAAAAGTGCTCCGTGGTCATCCTTCCAAGTCGCTGGATTTCAGTTTGGATAATGAATTCATAGGATTCATATAACGGCAAAATACTTCACAATAGATTTGTTGTATAATgacaaaaaattattaaaaatacagttttgtccaatgtatatttttgtcaaTCTGTGTTAGACtttttgtgttatgtgttacatataatgaatatatatatttggtattttCTATTAAATCATATGtctgtcaatgtttttttttctatatgaaGCCTCCTTTAATAGGAAGGTTGAGAAACAGCCTTATCATTTTTAAGTGGATTATCACTCCCTTTGGTGTTGGGACCTAATATCTTGTCAATGGGCAAAGAATTTGTgcagaaatgaaatataaataaggaTAAAATAGTTTTATCATCTTTCAGGTGTGTTTTaagtgtcactatatatatatttactggcCTACACTGTTGGGCTTGCCATGGGCCGATGATTACCCACCGACCATGTTTAAGCATACAAATAGGATTGCAAATGTATGTAATGTTACTGCACTGGGTTGGGCACCACCAAACTAGTAACCACTGATTACTCACTGGTTTTGATACAAAGGCACAAACTAGGGTTAGTTGGCCCAGGCCAGACTATGCCTCTGCCCAAAGGACTTATACCAGAACGGCGTATGAAAGAAACCATCCTATTGGTCACACCCAAAACCATGTAAAGTAGATGTAACTTATATCTGCAAGATCAAGTCCTTTCTTACAATGATGATTATATCTGCAGGGTGTGATAGTACTAAAATGGCAATTGTAACACTTTAAGTATACATATTCTTAGAAGCACACCCCATAGCATCTACAAACTCCTCCGTTGTAgtataaaaagttatatttaacCTAAGTCTAATCTCTGACATGATAGAAAATGTAAGAGGGAGAGAGTTACAGGAATGATCTCCATGTATAACAATAATTCTTACGGAGCCTGTTAAAGGTTAAGTCATTAATCTAATCATATGTTCCATCCAGGCTTTTAGGATTGTCTTGATACATTTTTGTGTGTACTCTGAAAATGCCATAGGGGAGCTGGTTCCCCAAAAATTCAGCCCATGCCAGGGGGGCAACTAACCTTTCCCTCCAGTGGCTTAACACAAATTTGCAGGGCCCGGCTAAAAGCCGCGTTTAGAGGCCCCCTTCCCAGGTATGTGTCCTGCTTTGGATCCAAATTGTTGAAAATATATGCAATTTGCTCAAAATATGAGCCAGTCATATGTTAACATACAACCTGGGTATGCCACAAAAGAGTTAACTTCTGCGCCAAGAAGCCTTGGCAGCCCCCAAGAACTTCTTTGAACACGTCAGTGGTACCCCTCTTCAGGGGAAAGAGTAAGAAGATCTGGCCCTCTGGCAGATGACGGAAAGAAAGGAATCATACCTCATTTTCAGGAGAAGgaacccagaagaggaagattGGGGATTGGGGATCCTTTTCATAAAGGAATGAACCTGCAGAATATCAATTTAGGTGTGTCCCAGAATGTAAAAATCATATAGGTCATTCCAGGAAACAGATTTGGCATACTTTTGTACAAATTCTATTCTCTGGGTACATATCAGGTGCAAATTTTCCAAGTTATCCCTatttccaataataaaaaaaatggcgctTTACCACCTCCTagccaaaaacacatttctgtggTGTAGTGGGGCTTCTGGGTGTTCACAAaccatttaatggaaaaaataaattataagcaGAAATCACTTTAATCTTCATGCTCGCATTACAGACCATAGGGGTATGGAATGAAACTTTGTAtggttcaaaaatatatgttccTCTCCCTACGTGGAAACTGTCCTGACACAGGTGCAATTGATGACCCCCCCATCATGTTATGGAATGTACCCCTCCCAAAAATTCCCTCCCTAGCTTCACCTCAAACACATATTCCTCAATCAATTGATAGGGTCCTAATGCCATGATATGTATTGGGCATCATTTCTGCAGATCACTGGTACCCTGGGATATGCCCTCACATAGGTCCTCTAAACTTTATCCAAACTCTATGCCACCATGTGGCATCCTAAAGTATTATGTTAGGCGCAGTTCTTGAATTATCAATCTGGCtcaactttattatttaatgttggcTTTTAGTAGTTAAAAGTTTCAAGTTGCCGTTAGT includes the following:
- the GCK gene encoding hexokinase-4 isoform X1 — encoded protein: MLDNRSRMEATQMQKVEQILLEFQLQEEDLKVLMRRMQTEMERGLRLETNEEASVKMLPTYVRSTPDGSEVGDFLALDLGGTNFRVMLVKVGEDLDGQWRVETKHKMYSIPEDAMTGTAEMLFDYIAECISDYLDQQNMKHKKLPLGFTFSFPVRHEDIDKGILLNWTKGFKASGAEGNNVVGLLRDAIKRRGDFEMDVVAMVNDTVATMISCYYEDHRCEVGMIVGTGCNACYMEEMCNVELVEGEEGRMCVNTEWGAFGDTGELEDFRLEYDRVVDESSLNPGQQLYEKMIGGKYMGELVRLVLMKMVNENLLFGGEASDKLKTRGSFETQFVSQIEADSTDFKQTCNILRTLGLQPTMADCYAVRLACESISSRAAAMCGSGLAAVLNRIRQKRREDLLRITVGVDGSVYKLHPSFKDKFHATVRKLSPNCDITFIQSNEGSGRGAALISAVAYKMACLIGH
- the GCK gene encoding hexokinase-4 isoform X2 codes for the protein MEQLVPQEVEQILLEFQLQEEDLKVLMRRMQTEMERGLRLETNEEASVKMLPTYVRSTPDGSEVGDFLALDLGGTNFRVMLVKVGEDLDGQWRVETKHKMYSIPEDAMTGTAEMLFDYIAECISDYLDQQNMKHKKLPLGFTFSFPVRHEDIDKGILLNWTKGFKASGAEGNNVVGLLRDAIKRRGDFEMDVVAMVNDTVATMISCYYEDHRCEVGMIVGTGCNACYMEEMCNVELVEGEEGRMCVNTEWGAFGDTGELEDFRLEYDRVVDESSLNPGQQLYEKMIGGKYMGELVRLVLMKMVNENLLFGGEASDKLKTRGSFETQFVSQIEADSTDFKQTCNILRTLGLQPTMADCYAVRLACESISSRAAAMCGSGLAAVLNRIRQKRREDLLRITVGVDGSVYKLHPSFKDKFHATVRKLSPNCDITFIQSNEGSGRGAALISAVAYKMACLIGH